In Stegostoma tigrinum isolate sSteTig4 chromosome 46, sSteTig4.hap1, whole genome shotgun sequence, the sequence GAGGGTGAAGCGGAGGAAGCGGCAGCGCTACATGGAGAAGAATGGCAAATGCAACGTAGAGCACGGTAACGTGATGGAGACCTACCGCTACCTGACGGACATCTTCACCACCCTGGTGGACCTGAGGTGGCGTTTCAGCCTCCTGGTCTTCGTGCTGGCCTACGCCCTGACCTGGCTCTCCTTCGCGCTGGTCTGGTGGGCCATCGCCTACTACCGGGGGGACCTGGAGCGCCTCCAGGACAGGAGCTGGACCCCGTGCGTCAACAACCTCAACGGCTTCGTCTCGGCCTTCCTGTTCTCCATCGAGACAGAGACCACCATCGGCTACGGGCACCGGGTCATCACCGACAGCTGCCCCGAGGGCATTGCCCTGCTCCTCCTCCAGGCCATCCTGGGCTCCATGGTCAACGCTTTCATGGTGGGCTGCATGTTTGTGAAGATCTCGCAGCCGAACAAGAGGGCCGAGACCCTGGTGTTCTCGGAGCGGGCCGTGGTGTCGCTCCGGGACGGCCGGCTCTGCTTCATGTTCCGGGTGGGGGACCTCAGGAGCTCGCACATCGTGGAGGCCTCCATCCGGGCCAAGCTGATCCGCTCCAAGCAGACGGTGGAGGGAGAGTTCATCCCCCTGGACCAGACGGACATCAGCGTGGGCTTCGAGACCGGAGACGACCGGCTCTTCCTGGTCTCCCCCCTCATCATCTGCCACGAGATCGACTGGCGCAGCCCGTTCTGGGAGCTCTCCAAGGAGCAGCTCGACAAGGAGGACTTCGAGGTCGTCGTCATCCTCGAGGGCATGGTCGAGGCGACAGGTCGGCAAGGGGAGGGTGCACGGACTCGCTCCCGCCGCCGCGCTTCCACCGCCGCGCTCCCAGCGCCTcgctttcaccctcactcacccaccctcactcacccaccctcaccctcactccccataCTCCCTCAGCCTAACTCCCAGCCTGAtcacctcccccactccctcaccctccctcccagcctcagtcccaccctccctccccgtcactgtccccctcccactccctccctcccccatcgCCGTCCCCCTCCCCATcgccgtccccctccccccctcactgccccctccctcccactgtcccctcccccgtcccgctcccccccctcaccgtccccctccccccccctcaccgtccccctccccccctcaccgtccccctcagactgtgtttgtgtgtgtgtatacacaagcctgtgtgtgtgttgtgtctgtgtgttgtgtctgtgtgtgtgtctgtgtgtgtgtctgtgtgtgtgtgtgtgtgtgtctgtgtgtgtgtctgtgtgtgtgtctgtgtgtgtgtctgtgtgtgtgtctgtgtctgtctgtgtctgtctgtgtgtctgtctgtgtgtctgtctgtgtgtgtgtctgtgtgtgtgtgtgtgtctgtgtgtgtgtctgtgtgtgtgtctgtgtgtgtgtctgtgtgtgtgtctgtgtgtgtgtctgtgtgtgcgtctgtgtgtgtgt encodes:
- the LOC125450490 gene encoding G protein-activated inward rectifier potassium channel 3-like; this translates as MGWEIASAYRWGRGGEEQAAAGGRAQRVKRRKRQRYMEKNGKCNVEHGNVMETYRYLTDIFTTLVDLRWRFSLLVFVLAYALTWLSFALVWWAIAYYRGDLERLQDRSWTPCVNNLNGFVSAFLFSIETETTIGYGHRVITDSCPEGIALLLLQAILGSMVNAFMVGCMFVKISQPNKRAETLVFSERAVVSLRDGRLCFMFRVGDLRSSHIVEASIRAKLIRSKQTVEGEFIPLDQTDISVGFETGDDRLFLVSPLIICHEIDWRSPFWELSKEQLDKEDFEVVVILEGMVEATGMTCQARSSYLGDEVQWGHRFVSVLSLENGRYEVDYSSFHQTFEVATPVSSARQLAQEEAAAQGHLYWSVSSRLDRPSGQEDPEEPPALPDGASEDPNRQRQPNGNVTDSESRL